One window of the Streptomyces sp. NBC_00259 genome contains the following:
- a CDS encoding right-handed parallel beta-helix repeat-containing protein: MAQGTVQVTHTGTSRWRRRTGEYASLAAALEAAGDGDILTVAPGTYRENLVVRRAVTLRGTEGSAGSVRIAPAEGVPLTVRASATVQDLQIEGQDTTAPALLVEDGSPELADLRIVTRSAAGIEVRGAARPTVRRCTVDNPAGVGIGVLDGAGGVFEDCEVVAAGQSGVSVRGGAHPRLERCRVHHTSGSGLSVTGEGSSLEALGCEVYEIKGAGMQIASRATAHLTDSRVHRTSSDGITLDTDAVLTLADCDIHDVPENAVDLRSRSVLTLTRSTVRRFGRNGLSVWDPGTRVDANQCEIHESTGDYPAVWVSDGATAVLDSCRVHNVPDALFVLDRGSRADVVDSDLSQVRNTAVSVSDGATAQLDDCRIREASTGAWFRDHGSGGTLNNCTIDGAQTGVIVTKGADPAIERCTVSSPAEAGFYVSAEGRGSFHGCQVTGSGGYGFHVMDGCRTTLTRCRTERCARGGYEYPEDGTVMEDCTSDESGVRALPTQSPAVVTVAQTPGLLSMIPGQRTAEPEPGDLPAAPPAAPAPAARTSDAVLGELDALVGLESVKREVRTLTNMIEVGRRRQEAGLKAASVRRHLVFTGSPGTGKTTVARLYGEILASLGVLERGHLVEVSRVDLVGEHIGSTAIRTQEAFDRARGGVLFIDEAYALSPEDSGRDFGREAIDTLVKLMEDHRDAVVVIVAGYTAEMERFLSVNPGVASRFSRTITFSDYVPDELLRIVEQQAEEHEYRLGEGTAEALLKYFTALPKGPAFGNGRTARQTFESMVERHAGRVAEFAEVSTDDLTLLYPDDLPELP, from the coding sequence ATGGCACAGGGCACGGTCCAGGTGACGCACACCGGCACGTCGCGGTGGCGGCGCCGCACGGGCGAGTACGCCTCCCTCGCCGCGGCCCTGGAGGCCGCGGGCGACGGCGACATCCTCACCGTCGCACCCGGCACGTACCGGGAGAACCTGGTGGTGCGGCGTGCCGTGACCCTGCGCGGGACCGAAGGATCGGCCGGTTCGGTGCGGATCGCCCCGGCCGAGGGCGTGCCGCTGACGGTGCGTGCCTCGGCGACCGTGCAGGACCTGCAGATCGAGGGTCAGGACACGACGGCGCCCGCGCTGCTCGTCGAGGACGGTTCGCCGGAGCTGGCCGATCTGCGGATCGTCACACGCTCGGCGGCGGGTATCGAGGTCCGCGGTGCGGCCCGGCCGACCGTGCGGCGCTGCACCGTGGACAATCCGGCCGGCGTCGGGATCGGTGTACTGGACGGCGCGGGCGGCGTGTTCGAGGACTGCGAGGTGGTCGCGGCCGGACAGTCCGGAGTGTCGGTGCGCGGCGGCGCCCATCCACGGCTGGAGCGCTGCCGGGTGCACCACACGTCGGGCTCCGGGCTGAGCGTCACCGGCGAGGGCAGCTCCCTGGAGGCGCTCGGCTGCGAGGTGTACGAGATCAAGGGCGCGGGCATGCAGATCGCGTCGCGGGCGACGGCCCATCTGACGGACTCGCGAGTGCACCGCACCTCCTCCGACGGCATCACGCTCGACACGGACGCGGTACTCACGCTCGCCGACTGCGACATCCACGACGTTCCCGAGAACGCGGTGGATCTGCGGTCGCGTTCGGTGCTCACCCTCACCCGCTCCACGGTGCGGAGGTTCGGCCGCAACGGACTGTCGGTGTGGGATCCGGGCACCCGGGTGGACGCCAACCAGTGCGAGATCCACGAGAGTACGGGTGACTATCCGGCGGTGTGGGTCAGCGACGGGGCGACCGCCGTGCTCGACTCCTGCCGGGTGCACAACGTCCCGGACGCCCTGTTCGTCCTGGACCGCGGCTCGCGTGCCGATGTCGTCGACAGCGACCTGTCCCAGGTGCGCAACACGGCCGTGTCGGTCAGCGACGGCGCCACCGCCCAGCTCGACGACTGCCGTATCCGGGAGGCCTCCACAGGTGCCTGGTTCCGTGACCACGGCAGCGGAGGCACGCTCAACAACTGCACGATCGACGGCGCCCAGACGGGTGTCATCGTCACCAAGGGCGCCGACCCGGCGATCGAACGGTGCACGGTGAGCTCGCCCGCGGAGGCCGGCTTCTACGTATCGGCCGAGGGGCGCGGCTCCTTCCACGGCTGCCAGGTGACGGGCAGCGGCGGCTACGGTTTCCATGTGATGGACGGCTGCCGTACGACGCTGACGCGCTGCCGCACCGAGCGGTGCGCGCGGGGGGGTTACGAGTACCCCGAGGACGGCACCGTCATGGAGGACTGCACCAGCGACGAGAGCGGTGTGCGCGCCCTGCCCACGCAGAGTCCGGCCGTGGTCACCGTCGCCCAGACACCCGGACTGCTGTCCATGATCCCGGGCCAGCGCACCGCCGAGCCCGAACCCGGCGACCTGCCCGCGGCCCCGCCGGCCGCGCCGGCTCCGGCTGCCCGGACGTCGGACGCGGTCCTCGGTGAACTGGACGCCCTGGTGGGCCTGGAGAGCGTCAAGCGCGAGGTGCGCACGCTCACGAACATGATCGAGGTCGGAAGGCGCCGCCAGGAGGCGGGCCTCAAGGCGGCGTCGGTGCGGCGCCATCTGGTCTTCACCGGCTCTCCCGGCACCGGCAAGACGACGGTGGCACGGCTGTACGGCGAGATCCTGGCGTCGCTCGGGGTGCTGGAGCGCGGGCACCTGGTCGAGGTGTCCCGGGTCGACCTGGTCGGCGAGCACATCGGCTCGACCGCGATCCGTACGCAGGAGGCGTTCGACCGGGCACGCGGCGGGGTGCTGTTCATCGACGAGGCCTACGCCCTGTCCCCCGAGGACTCGGGGCGTGACTTCGGCCGGGAGGCCATAGACACCCTGGTGAAGCTGATGGAGGACCACCGGGACGCGGTGGTGGTCATCGTCGCGGGGTACACGGCGGAGATGGAACGGTTCCTGTCGGTCAACCCCGGTGTGGCGTCCCGCTTCTCACGGACGATCACCTTCAGTGACTATGTGCCCGACGAGCTGCTGCGGATCGTGGAGCAGCAGGCGGAGGAGCACGAGTACAGGCTGGGCGAGGGCACGGCCGAGGCGCTGCTGAAGTACTTCACGGCGCTGCCCAAGGGGCCGGCGTTCGGCAACGGCCGGACCGCGCGCCAGACCTTCGAGTCGATGGTCGAGCGGCACGCGGGCCGGGTCGCCGAGTTCGCCGAGGTGAGCACGGACGATCTGACGCTGCTCTACCCGGACGATCTGCCCGAACTGCCCTGA
- a CDS encoding ATP-binding protein — translation MISEASRHCTVELQALPSRIGQVRRIVSAQLRYWQLDRLIDQAALGVTELLTNVHRHAQPDKLCTVEMELLLDRLTVSVHDHDPRIPMLGSAGPLETTGRGLALIDAVSESWGVLPKGDAGKIVWFTLPTSPTATAPVPYTVASVYGAAPVETSFAVVEAEPRERAAVRSVVTT, via the coding sequence GTGATCAGCGAGGCAAGCAGGCATTGCACGGTGGAGCTCCAGGCTCTGCCTTCGCGGATCGGTCAGGTCCGCAGAATAGTGTCGGCGCAATTGCGCTACTGGCAGCTCGACCGCCTGATCGACCAGGCGGCGCTCGGCGTCACCGAGCTGCTGACCAATGTCCACCGGCACGCACAGCCGGACAAGCTGTGCACCGTGGAGATGGAGCTGCTGCTCGACCGGCTCACCGTCTCGGTGCACGACCATGATCCCCGGATCCCGATGCTGGGCTCCGCGGGACCGCTCGAGACCACCGGGCGCGGACTCGCGCTGATCGACGCGGTGAGCGAGAGCTGGGGGGTACTGCCGAAGGGCGACGCCGGGAAGATCGTGTGGTTCACGCTCCCCACGTCACCGACGGCCACGGCGCCGGTGCCGTACACGGTCGCGTCCGTGTACGGGGCGGCCCCGGTCGAGACCTCCTTCGCGGTCGTCGAGGCGGAGCCACGCGAACGTGCGGCGGTCCGGTCGGTCGTCACGACCTGA
- a CDS encoding SHOCT domain-containing protein, translating to MNTLAYDGPGPWILFFPLIWAAVIFGGITLLRRTGLRGHRGPWQHRPMHGGTHGGMHGGMYGGEQSPIAVLGRRFAAGEIDEDEYWRRLSVLDEQFGPYSKGGAA from the coding sequence ATGAACACCCTCGCGTACGACGGGCCCGGCCCGTGGATCCTGTTCTTCCCGCTGATCTGGGCGGCCGTCATCTTCGGCGGCATCACGCTGCTCAGGCGCACCGGCCTGCGCGGCCACCGCGGACCGTGGCAGCACCGTCCGATGCACGGAGGGACGCACGGCGGGATGCACGGCGGGATGTACGGCGGCGAGCAGTCGCCGATCGCCGTGCTCGGCCGGCGGTTCGCCGCCGGAGAGATCGACGAGGACGAGTACTGGCGCCGACTCTCCGTCCTGGACGAGCAGTTCGGACCGTACTCCAAGGGCGGGGCGGCATGA
- a CDS encoding DeoR/GlpR family DNA-binding transcription regulator: MSDNHNLLAEQRRALILDEVRRRGGVRVNELTRRLNVSDMTVRRDLDALARQGVIEKVHGGAVPVAEASTHEPGFEAKSSLELNAKEDIARAAAAMAVPGSAIALSGGTTTYALAHHLVDVPDLTVVTNSVRVADVFHTEQRATTTAGQRPGAATVVLTGGVRTPSDSLVGPVADQAIRSLHFDVLFLGVHGISVEAGLSTPNLAEAETNRRFVRSARRVVVVADHTKWGTVGLSSFARLEEVDTLVTDAGLPAEAREEIAEHLTHLVVAGETAEAGEAAAPQR; the protein is encoded by the coding sequence GTGAGCGACAATCACAACCTCCTCGCGGAGCAGCGGCGTGCCCTGATCCTCGACGAGGTGCGGCGGCGTGGTGGGGTGCGCGTCAATGAACTCACGCGCAGGCTGAACGTCTCCGACATGACGGTGCGCCGTGATCTGGACGCACTCGCCCGGCAGGGCGTCATCGAGAAGGTGCACGGCGGTGCGGTGCCGGTGGCCGAGGCGAGTACGCACGAGCCGGGCTTCGAGGCCAAGTCGTCGCTGGAGCTGAACGCCAAGGAGGACATCGCGCGGGCGGCCGCCGCGATGGCCGTTCCGGGGAGCGCGATCGCCCTGTCGGGTGGTACGACGACGTACGCGCTGGCGCACCATCTCGTCGACGTGCCCGATCTGACGGTGGTCACCAACTCGGTGCGGGTCGCCGATGTGTTCCACACGGAACAGCGGGCGACCACGACGGCCGGTCAGCGTCCGGGCGCCGCGACGGTGGTCCTCACGGGCGGCGTTCGCACGCCGTCCGACTCGCTCGTCGGCCCGGTCGCCGACCAGGCGATCCGCTCGCTGCACTTCGATGTGCTGTTCCTCGGAGTGCACGGCATCTCGGTCGAGGCGGGCCTGTCGACACCGAATCTGGCGGAGGCGGAGACGAACCGGCGGTTCGTCCGCTCGGCCCGCCGGGTCGTGGTGGTGGCCGACCACACCAAGTGGGGGACGGTCGGGCTGAGTTCGTTCGCCCGGCTCGAAGAGGTGGACACGCTGGTGACGGACGCGGGGCTGCCGGCGGAGGCGCGCGAGGAGATCGCGGAGCACCTGACGCATCTGGTGGTCGCCGGGGAGACGGCCGAGGCGGGCGAGGCGGCCGCGCCCCAGCGATGA
- a CDS encoding PLP-dependent cysteine synthase family protein, with protein MTTYEARDTIDVDRSDPQYRAWLKEAVRKVQADANRSADTHLLRFPLPEPWGIDLYLKDESTHPTGSLKHRLARSLFLYGLCNGWIRPGKPVIEASSGSTAVSEAYFAKLIGVPFIAVMPRTTSAEKCRLIEFHGGSCHFVDDSRKMYEESATLAARTGGHYMDQFTYAERATDWRGNNNIAESIYQQLRLERYPEPAWIVATAGTGGTSATIARYVHYMQHDTRVCVPDPENSCFFEGWTQGDPLATSDCGSRIEGIGRPRMEPSFVTGAIDRMMKVPDAATVAAVRALEQAIGRKAGGSTGTGLWSALKIVAEMVAAGEQGSVVTLICDPGDRYLDKYYSDDWLAGQGLDIAPYAATLEEFLRTGVWPD; from the coding sequence ATGACCACGTACGAGGCGAGGGACACCATTGATGTGGACCGGAGCGATCCCCAGTACCGAGCATGGCTGAAAGAGGCCGTACGCAAGGTGCAGGCCGACGCGAACCGCTCGGCCGACACCCATCTGCTGCGCTTCCCGCTGCCCGAGCCGTGGGGGATCGACCTCTATCTCAAGGACGAGTCCACCCACCCCACCGGCAGCCTCAAGCACCGGCTCGCGCGTTCGCTGTTCCTCTACGGGCTCTGCAACGGCTGGATCCGCCCGGGCAAGCCGGTCATCGAGGCCTCCAGCGGCTCGACCGCCGTCTCCGAGGCGTACTTCGCGAAGCTCATCGGTGTGCCCTTCATCGCCGTGATGCCGCGCACCACCAGCGCGGAGAAGTGCCGCCTCATCGAATTCCACGGCGGCAGCTGCCACTTCGTGGACGACTCGCGGAAGATGTACGAGGAGTCCGCCACGCTCGCCGCGCGGACCGGCGGCCACTACATGGACCAGTTCACCTACGCCGAGCGGGCCACCGACTGGCGCGGCAACAACAACATCGCCGAATCGATCTACCAGCAGCTGAGGTTGGAGCGCTACCCGGAGCCCGCGTGGATCGTCGCCACGGCGGGCACGGGCGGCACGTCGGCGACCATCGCCCGGTACGTCCACTACATGCAGCACGACACCAGGGTGTGTGTCCCCGACCCCGAGAACTCCTGCTTCTTCGAGGGCTGGACGCAGGGCGATCCGCTGGCCACCAGTGACTGCGGCTCGCGGATCGAGGGCATCGGGCGGCCGCGGATGGAGCCGAGCTTCGTGACCGGGGCCATCGACCGCATGATGAAGGTGCCCGACGCGGCGACCGTCGCCGCCGTCCGGGCCCTGGAGCAGGCCATCGGCCGCAAGGCCGGCGGCTCCACCGGCACAGGGCTGTGGAGCGCGCTGAAGATCGTCGCGGAGATGGTGGCGGCGGGCGAGCAGGGCAGCGTCGTCACCCTCATCTGCGACCCGGGCGACCGCTACCTGGACAAGTACTACTCCGACGACTGGCTGGCCGGACAGGGCCTTGACATCGCCCCGTACGCCGCCACGCTGGAGGAGTTCCTGCGCACCGGAGTCTGGCCGGACTGA
- a CDS encoding SRPBCC family protein, with amino-acid sequence MTVFRVVRTTPLPAPEAWRRLTDWSAHSGQVPLTRISVPAPGPTGEGTRFVARTGVGRLGFDDPMEVVRWEPPRAGRPGHCRLEKRGAVVRGWAEIEVRQGPDGTRVVWTEDLRVRGLPRVAGPALARVARRVFGRVVDGLLNGAAPAAR; translated from the coding sequence ATGACGGTCTTCCGGGTGGTGCGTACGACGCCGTTGCCGGCCCCGGAGGCATGGCGGCGGCTCACCGACTGGTCCGCGCACTCGGGGCAGGTGCCACTGACCCGGATCTCGGTGCCGGCGCCGGGGCCCACGGGCGAGGGCACCCGGTTCGTGGCCCGTACGGGTGTGGGGCGCCTGGGTTTCGACGATCCGATGGAGGTCGTTCGCTGGGAGCCGCCGCGCGCCGGGCGGCCGGGACACTGCCGGCTGGAGAAACGCGGCGCGGTCGTGCGGGGCTGGGCGGAGATCGAGGTGCGGCAGGGGCCCGACGGGACCCGGGTGGTCTGGACGGAGGATCTGCGGGTGCGGGGGCTGCCGCGCGTGGCGGGTCCGGCACTGGCGAGGGTCGCCCGGCGGGTGTTCGGCCGGGTGGTGGACGGTCTGCTCAATGGAGCTGCGCCGGCCGCACGGTAG
- a CDS encoding SRPBCC family protein, whose product MTHRLRPVELDFAESAPLRLVFTAEVRASPAAVYGALAEDVEGWPGWFTAITSARPTRGGAGREVRLRGGTRFVETIMSREPGERYAYRVDETNAPGVRAMLEEWRLTPAESGTRVQWTMAVDGPAPLRFVMGLARPGLGRAFRDAVRSLDRRLASATA is encoded by the coding sequence ATGACGCACCGACTCAGGCCCGTGGAGCTCGACTTCGCCGAGTCAGCCCCGCTGCGACTCGTCTTCACCGCGGAGGTGCGCGCCAGCCCCGCGGCCGTGTACGGCGCGCTCGCGGAGGACGTCGAGGGCTGGCCCGGCTGGTTCACGGCCATCACCTCGGCCCGGCCGACCCGAGGCGGCGCGGGCAGGGAGGTGCGGCTGCGCGGCGGCACGCGCTTCGTGGAGACGATCATGAGCAGGGAACCCGGTGAGCGGTACGCGTACCGCGTGGACGAGACCAACGCCCCGGGCGTCCGGGCCATGCTGGAGGAGTGGCGTCTCACGCCGGCGGAGTCCGGTACCCGGGTGCAGTGGACGATGGCGGTCGACGGGCCCGCCCCGCTGCGGTTCGTCATGGGTCTGGCACGGCCCGGTCTGGGCCGTGCGTTCCGTGACGCCGTCCGCAGCCTCGACCGCCGCCTCGCCTCGGCCACGGCCTGA